The following is a genomic window from Miscanthus floridulus cultivar M001 chromosome 14, ASM1932011v1, whole genome shotgun sequence.
CTGGTACATACAGAGCGCAGTGAACAAAACTGTAGACTCAGACTACGAAAACGGAATCTGCTTGGAAGATGGGACACAACTAGTTTGCCATCTTCCTTCCCTAGTGGATGCTAAGAAGCAGGTTGCATTTGCAGATCTTCAGATTTCCAGACAACGTCCTTTAAGGTCTTGGAAAGGTTCTTGTAGAACTGCAGTAAACTAACAGTTAAGTAACAATATTGTTCAGAGAAAAGGTGCTAAATTTCCTCCTAAATAAGAAAAAACACTAAAAGAACAAAATGAAAAATTATGAATTCCAGTAACGTCTTCAGTACATGAATACATGTGTTTCATTTATGGCATGATCTTTGCATGCATGGTGGTTACCTTTTGGAATTCCAGAGTGTCACCTTTTGCTTTCCGGACTTCTACCATGTGAAGAGAGGGTGCAACTTGCAGTATCTGAATGAAAAATACATAATAGAGTTAGGCACAAGAAGTTTGCTTAATTATTTGCAGTTCAGGATTTTTTATTACCTCGGTAGCAACATTGAGCTTTCCCTTCCTCCCTGCTTTTactctctcaagtctcaactGGTCACACAATAAAGATAACTTCAGAATGGCGCAGAAAGATCTATTTAAAGCTTTTGTACTTATCAAGAAGTCGAGACTTCAAGAAAAATATCCACACAATCAGTTATTATAGAGTTGCAGGGAGGAACCTTGTAATTTTTCTTCTGAACACCAAATCCTAGAGGTTTGCAGCTTCCTCAATCTTGCGTACAATTTCTTTCGGTGGACATTTGATGTGAACCTTGTTTCTCTTTTGAATTTCCTGCAAAGGCAATGATTACAAATATAGGTAGAAGTATACAAGGGGAAAGTTGCAGAAACATGACAATTAGGGAAAAAACTAAACTGAGAAAATAAATATAAAACTTTCAGAATCCAATTTATAATCACACAGGCATATAGAACTATTAGCTTGTAGCATTCAGTTTAATTCTTTCCATTCACTAACTGTAACAAAGAAAATTCAAGTGCATATAGAGGAGTCAGGAGCATCCAGGGCTATGTCCTTAGAAAACCATGGTGATTTAAGCTTATCAAACATTTCACTTTCAACATTTCAGATTACTACTTACTATAGAGGAGTCAGGAGCATCTCATACCTGCTCTGAGTCAAATAGGTTCCCAAGATTTAGGCCTGCTGACCTTGAAATCAGTTCAAATGCATTGAGAACTAcgggttcttcttcttcttctctgtcACGTGGTGCTCCTGAATGAGGTCAAATAACAATTGGAAAAGTAGCCTGTAAGTACAATCTGTGACATTTTGGATGACATAGAAAATAGAAATGTACCATTTACTCACTCTTGAATCATTGAAGACAGCATCCACATCATCCAATGGTGTGTCATATTTCTCGTCAAACTCCGGGCGCTTGTAGCCCTTTTTAAACCATTCATCCTCCAGTATTTCAGGGATTGTTATTCTCTGCCATGGTTTACCAAAACATTAGTCTAATGTTATGGAGCAAGATAGAATTATGAAGGCTCATCCTCTTCAAACCAGACTCGGCACATCCTCATGGTGAAGATGAACCACAATCCAGTTGCAACTTTGCCTCCCTTGACTGGAGGTTTGCAACTCTTTCCTCACACAAATAGTTTCATTTTGATATATGCATGTTATCTATATACTTTCCTAAAGAAAAACTGAATCCGGTTTTTTTATCTCCCAAATATATCTATCACTGGCTATGTGCTAGTAAGTGCAATAGGGACTTTTAAGGTTTACAAAATTCCTAGACTGTTTTGGTAGTATTTTATTTCGAGCAGCTTTTGTGCTCTTGCATACCATCACTGGATTTGGATCAAGGATTCTTGTTAACAACCTCTTGGCAGGGAAAGACGTCCATGGTGGAAATGTATATTCTGCATTTGAGATCTGCCAGGAAATAGAAGGATAAAGTCAAATAAGAGTGAATAGGCAAGGCTACGTCAGTGGTCTTAAATCCTTGCATTGCTCACTTTCTTATACAGCGTCATAAGATTAGAGTCCTCAAAAGGTAAATACCCAGCTAGCAGAACAAACAGGATAACTCCACATGACCACAAATCAGCCATTGCACCATCATAGCCTTGGTCTTCTAGGACCTACAGCAAAGGTGATCAGAATATTTGAATTACCATAGTCCTAATGAAACACAGCTGTAATAAAATCAGTTATGGGTTCACTTTATATTGTTTTTCTGTCATTCTGTGCATTACCTCTGGTGCAACGTTAGTTTGGAGTCCCACAAGTTGTGTGCAGTAATCCATCATCCTGAACAGAAAAAAGGAGACAAGGAGCATGCTTCAAAGTATGTAGTGGggtctcaaaattttcaaacatcAAAGGCTATAATTGTCAGTTAATACAAAAGATATAACTTTTGACCTGTTGTTAATACAAGAAGCATTACCTTGATTTGCTGAGATAGCGCACTCAGCCCAAAGTCAGAGACCTTCAGATTTCCATATGAGTCAAGCAGTAAATTCTCTGGCTGCAAATGTCATGGTTTAGATTCTGAAATAGAGTTcttaaataaaagaaaaaaaagaccacAGAGAAAATGAACGCACTTTTAAATCCCGGTGGTACACACCCCTGCTATGACAATAATCAACTGCATTGATTAACTGTTGGAAGTATCTCCTCGCCTCATCTTCCCTCATTCGACCATGGTTAGCCTGTATGACGACGAACACACAAATTCACTGTTAATTAAAAAAAATTTCAGCGATAATAAACTGGAATTTGTGGATACTGAATGGACAATGTGGATATGACTTACAATTGTGTCAAAAGCTCGCCACCAGTAACATACTCCAACACAATGTAAATCTTTGTTTTACTTCCCATCACCTGAATATTATTAAAACATTGACTTGTCAAGATTAGCTATTGTCCGTAATGGAAGCCAAAATAAGCATGCTAAATGATTACGGCAGGAATATCTGCCTTGGCTCTTTTGTGATTGAAACCTTTCTAAGATCAAACTGGAATATTATGAAGGTATGACAATTTCTTGCATTACCTCATATATGCGAACAACATTAGGATGCTTAATCAACTTCATGGTCGAAATTTCCCGCTTAATCTGCATTCAACCATGTAGTTTTCTCATCAGCAATATAATTACTTCCACCAACAGCTACTAACTGAACTCTGAATAAATATGCCAAGGCTTATATTGGGCCTGCAAATAAAAAGTAGTAAAGACACTAAAGCGGGGAACAGAATCTGAATGAAGGGACCATATATAATCTAGAAGATGTGAAGCATCACCAAACTAAACATTAAAAATGGCACAATAATTCACAGCGTGTGTACTTAGAAAGTGACCTGCTCAACCATCTTGTGCCTGAGCACCTTTTCCTTATCTAGGACCTTGATGGCTACCGGTTCTCCGGTCTCGGTGTTCTTTGCGAACCTGACCTTTGCGAATGTGCCTTCGCCTATGGTTCGGCCGAGCTCATACTTGCCCACACGTCTCTTCACCTTGGTTGTACTCATTCCCTGCCTTACTGCCTTTTTTGAAGTCGGTCTCAGGAGGATTCTACACGCAGCCAAGTGGTTTCACTGTCCTGTGGGGAGAATTGTACAGAGACTGTCATACTACAGCTTGCGATTTGAAAATGACCACAAGCTGATACTCACTTTTTTCTTGAGGATAAACTTTGGATGGCCTCTTATTTCAAGAATGAGTTACAAGTCGAGTTTGTTTTATAAACTCGGAGAGGATGcggtgctgttttttttttttgtaataatAAGTTGGTCTAGTTCCTCTCTTTAGAGTAAGAAGCCGGACATTCTGATTCTATCCattatgtaaaaaaaaaaaaccctaggCAGCAGTCATTGCACGAGTTCAATCAGGATTTGTGGTGCATTTGCATATAGTATAGTTTCTTATTATCTCAGATGATCGATGAACATTGTTGACGATTGACCTGCAACTACTTGAATTGAATAATGAATCCAGGACTGATGAGCCACCCCACCAGGACTAGTCTAATTTCCAATTCACACTGACCCACCCCAGCAAGTCAGAAAAATAGTGAGATCGATGAACAAACATCATGTAGGAGTATTTCCGAAATCCTAAATCAGAATAAGGGACCGTTTCAAAAACAAATAAGAGGGGTGGGCAAttgtaaaagaaaaagaaaaaactggAACATTCTTTGAATCTGGACAGGGGCAGCACAGAGCAGAGGTCAACCGGCCACATGGTTCCTCCGAAGAAGCTAGTGTTGAATATTCGTGAAGGGTAGCGACGGGTGGGTGGCATATTCCAGGATCTGGGCGAGTAGTAGGCCGTCAAGAACATGCTTGCATGGTGAAGCAAGCGGCAAGGAACATTGGATTGGAACAATGGTGGGTGGATTGGATGCAGCCAGAACCTCATGGTAGCATGGGGCTCAACTCATGGCAGTGAATTGGACTGGGGAAGGTAAGAAGGCAGCGGAACATACATACATACGTATCATTTGTAATGTCAGATCATAGACGAATGGATCAATGAACACAAGGAAATGGCCATGGCCACTCTGAAATCAACGGAGCTGATTAATCGCACAAAATGTTGGGAAATTCTGAAGTTTTGTGGATATATACTGTATCAGACAGTAAAGTAAATGGATATTCAATTATGTAGGAGTCAAAAACTCAGGAGGGTACTGAATATTCTCCTCTCTCGACtcgaaacacacacacacacacacacacagagagagagagagagagaggagagagagagagagagagagagggagagggagccaAATTAAATGAAGGCGACGCTGGGAGAAGAGAATGCATCATCATAGATTCAAGCCTCCATGGGAAGGGAAGGGAATCCCAACGAGGAAGCGAAGCAAAGCAAGACGACGGCCGGGCCAAGAAGACGAGTGAGCATTTGGGGCTCAGTACGAAACACACACAGGCACACAGTTTCCGTCAGAAACAACAGAGAACGCAGAGAAGGGGAgacatttttcttctttttagaaAGAAGAAGTAGAAGAAGAAGCTTACAGGTAGTATCTGTAGGCTGTAGCTCTGCTCGCGGCCCCAATCTCCCAGTTGGATGAGATGAGGACTGCCTCAGGAAATGCAGCAGTGGCGCCGATGCCCTCGCTCTCCTCCGCCGCTGGCGCTGAAAAGGATCTCTGGAAACGGCCGTTGGGGCGAGGAAGAGGCGGCTGGAGTTGGGAGACGACGCCCCGCCCTTTGGCTCTGCTGGGTGAGATGTGACCGAATGCGCCGATGCGCTGCTAACTGCTCTACTTAGCAGCGCGGCATGGATATACTCTATGATCTATGATGAGGACGAGCAGAGCATATGCAGAATTTTGCAGCGGAGAAAAGACGACAAACAAATTCCAGCCAAGCTTTATGATAAAAAGAAGAAGAGGGACTGACAGCTGCGGGGCCCACGGAGGCACGCCGAGGCTGGCTGGGCACCACACACACACGGTCCACACCTGACACCTGCACAAACCACCCACGTTCTTCGCCGTCGTACGGCTACTGCAGCAGCGGCAAGGCCGCCCAGAGCTAGCAGCATGATTGGTCTGCTCTGATCATGGATGGACGGAGACCTGGATCGATCCGATCCGCTTGCGAATGCGATCCAGATCGCCGGCGCCGGACCGAGATGCCCTCCGTGCCCGCAGCACGTtcgctggggctggctgggctggccacCCCCTCACAGAAATACTGTTCATCCGAACCAGCCCGCAGTACTTCTttctcacataaacgaaccagcaatGAGATGATGCCCTGCACTGCACTGTCGGGCCATTCGGTTGGAGGAATATATGAGAGGAAATCTGTCATGAACGGTAACTTTCAGCCGTTGCATTGTACTGTCAGGCTCCGTTCGCTCGGAGGAATATAGATAAATTTATGAAAGAAAATCAGTCGTAAACAGTACTTTCAGTAGTAAACAGCAACTTTTTTTTCACCATCCGAATGGGCCAGAGATCGGACAATTATTCGATCTTTTACTAGTGCACTGTTGTCCTTACAAATAGCAACATGCGTACCGTGCCTCACCgtaagcagcctgttcgcttgctcgtaaatgatcgtaaatttccagctaggaatagtgtttttctctcacatcaaaccagccagcagtaaataatccacgatacgatacggcctcccgaacaggctctTATCCAGAAAAACGTGCTAGTGGCCGCTGTAAGTTACTGATGGTAGTACTGGCAATAATCGCCATGTTCGTTTgagtttgtttggcttataagtcgtactttttcagccaataaaCAATatctttctctcacaccaaatcagctaacagtaatttcagccatggcttatcagccaaacaagcctaaaCGAACACGACGAATACTGTCTCAGTGTCTCGCTATATCGTAGTGTAATAGTGTTTGGTTATCAAGTAATTAGTAGGTTTACGTTTGGCTGGTTAGATCAGAGATTATGGTGCATAGATAAAAGTAGACATGATCAAACACCGAGTCGTGTAAGGCTGAAAAAAAATGTTGGGTCAAAATCTTTGGTCCAAGCTCGACTTGACGACGCACTTGCGGAGGCCACATCAGGACGGACTATTTCTTACGTTTTTCTATGTTAGGTTAGATTTTTTTCTAGGTTATTAGGTCGAGTTATTGGGTCGAAAATCATGATCCAAACCCGGCCCAGCCCACTACAGAGTTAGAGTTTTTTTTCGTGCGAGTTGAGTCGAGTTGGTCGGATCAGGTGGCCCGCAATTAGGTCTAGAGATAAAAGTAAAGTTAATTAAGCTTATAATTGGTTTCTTAAATTGGACCTGCTGTGATCATCAAACAACTATATGAGATAAAGTAACCAGCCTAAAATGGAGCCCTTTCAAGCTGCTAGGCCATGTGTAAACCCTACCCTTGTTCAGTTATTCTTACCCCTCTCATCTTTAATTTTCCCCTCTCCAATAGGCGGTAATGACTCAGGAGCAGGTGTCGTCGGTGATTGCAATATATAGTGTGTGAAACCTCTCGTTTGTCGTACGTCGATTTAGATGTTGTATTTTTGTTTGCTATTGACATGAAGGGTGATTAGGTCATCAGTGACGGATGGACAATACATTATACATGTGTCGCTATTGGCATGTTATAAGTCACGGATGCGGAAGATAGAACCCGTCACTTATGACACAGTCATCGAACATAATTAATTAAGGATCGGTGGATTTATCATATATCTGACCCATTAATATAGTCATATATGAGCGAGGGGGCTTTAGATATATCTtcttagagcatcttcaagagaatAGCCAAAAAAGACTAGCCAAATTTACTGATTTAGCTACTCTATAAAATAGATTTGACAAAAAATATTAGAGTACTCCAACTCTGTAAAACTAAGAAGCTGTATAGCTAGTGAGGTAGGCTATCCAAAAGTAGAGAGCGAATGAGGTGTGATGAAGAACTACTAAATTAGAAAACGATTTGGCTAAtgtcttgaagatgctcttattAGGCCATTGGTAGGCTGGAGCACGTTAATTAGTATTGGGTCACCATGCATGGTCACTAACAATGATATTCATGGCTGTCGGTAAACCTGTCACTTTTGACCTGTCATCGGTGATATGCATGTATCTGGATGCTGCTTGGTCATCGTACGTCCCTGTGTGCAGTGTACAACAAGGGAATTATTTGGCCTCCGATCCGTCGCTGTACGTGTGCTTGTCATTCGGCATGCATTGCATGCATGTCCAAGCTAGCTAAAAGCAGGTTTCTTTTCCTtatctcttttctttctttctttctttcttttcttttttcttgcgAGGAAAGGTATTGTGCAGGTTAATTAAACTCGTGCCTACATAATATACGATTGATTCTGTCACGGCACGAACTCGACGAAAAAAAAGAGAAATGAGAATGACAACTTGACAAGTACTCGTACCTCAGCAcatacgcatgcatgcatgcatatcctCGCAAAACAGAAAAAGACAagacaggggggggggggggggggggggggggggggggggggggggaaggaaACCAtatgcgtgcgtgcgtgcatgcatATATATCCCACGAGTTAAGCTAGGTAACTTAAGTACAGACAGATCACAGATCTATAGTTAGCGGGTGTTTATTTTGggttgactaaactttagtcgtcCTAATTTAGTTACTTTGGAGACAAATACACTGACTAAAAGGTCTTTAGTCATCTAATCCCCAAAGAGTAATTAGAAGGGACTAAAACCCCAATTTGGACAGGGGCTGCACCTCATTATTGCAGCAGAGAGCAAAGATTAACGGCATTTAATAAGGGCATTGTGGTCAgttttagtccattttagtcaccaaaccaaacaccctaggactaaagtttagtccctagtCTAAACCAAACCAAATAGGGCCTTAgtagaaaatatatatatatattaatataagtTTGTAGAAAAACAATATGATGCCCATAGTTGTTTCATTGTTaactagatatatgcccgtgcgCTGCATGAGAGCGATGAGTTTTTGCACACGCCTATGACAACACACATGATTTACGGTTTTGACGAACATATTATAAATCTTCAAATCTAATTACATAGGAAACATAAAGCTTGTTTCATAATGTTTATCATACATATCATGTAGATTTAGTGGTTTTACATATACAGCTTGTTTCATAATGATTATCATACATATCGTGTAGATTAAGTGGTTTTACTTTTCGTAATACTTTTGTGGCTTATTATTTCCGTTTTACAAGCTTATAAGCTGATTTgattatttttttgaaaaataataaAAAGCCAATAAATGTTTTTGCATTGGGAACTCCGTGCGTTGCACCAGGCGGGggtcattgatgcatttgataaTGTTGAAATTCCATGCTGCTTATTTGTACTTTATCTGCTCGTATGCTTTTGCGGCTGGCCGTTGGGAGCAGTGAGCAAGACAGAGGGTTCGACATGGCGTGTAGGAGTCAGGCCTCGCTTCATTGTGCGCCTCCATGCTCCATGCTCCATGCCGGCATGGCATGTTGGGTGCGCCAGGCCGGCCGCCGGGGCACGGTGCGTTTATGTAGTCGCAAGCTCGCCGCAGCTACGTCGTGTGGGCGTGTGGCAGACCAGTGGTTCGAGAGTTGCACGTCGGACATGCGGGACTTTGGCACGAGCAGCAGCCATTACCGGCCTACGGGCAGTAGGCAGATTCGATTCGAGCACGGCACCATCCTCGTCGTCGCCGGCTGGAGCCGCCACTCCGAGCTCTGCAGATTCGACGGCTGTTTCCTCGGTCGACGCGGCCGGCCTCAGGGACGACAGCTGCGAGACGACGAGGACGCGAGTGGGCCTGGATGCCAGACGCGGCCGCGCATGCGTCGACCTGCAGCAGACTCAGCAGCGCCGGGCTTGGCTTGTAGCCATCAGCAAAGCGAAGGGTGCAACGGAGGCGATCGCGATCCAGGATTCCACCGTGGTTGAGTCGAGTACGTCGaagctttgttttttttttttttattattccaCCGCTGACGATAGGTACTTAGCTTTGTTTTTTCCGTGGTTGAGTCGAGTACGTGATTGTTATAAGCGGGGCAGCAGACGATagtttagttatttttttcgctAAATCTGTATGTCACTCGGGCAATTCTGTGGCTTGTGTCACTCGAAATTTTTTTGGCCGTCCGATCGCGGGGCTCACACACCACGCCCGCTCCCCTCCGACACGGGACAGGACTGGACGGGACGCTGCAGAGCTGCGAGACGGTGGAGATGGTGCTGCAGCCTGCAGCTGCATGGCGGTCGGGCGCCTCGTTTTTTCGGTCGGTGCTGTGTGAGTACTCCTACTCCTGTGTTTGCGACCAGAGATGTGCGCCTCGTTTTTTGCTGCCCTAGGACCACCGGCTACTCACTAGCTAGGCATGCATATGTACAGCTACCTAGGCCTTGCTTAGTTccatgaatttggattttggggctactgtagcacattcgtttttatttagtaaatagtgttcaaacatggactgattaggctcaaaacgttcgtctcgcaatttcccaccaaactgtgcaattagtttttcttttcgtctacatttaatgctccatgcacgggccacaaacattcgatgtgacaggtactgtagcaactttttggaagttagggtgaaactaaacaaggcctagtagTGTTGCAGCAAGGCTGGTGGACTAGCTCGCTGCTGATCCGTCGCTATCACTATCACCTCGCCCTCCATGCAGATTTATTCTGCgtttagttcacgaaatttgAGAATTGGATTACTGTAGCTCCTTCgttttttatttagcaattagtattcaatcatggactaattaggctcaaaacgttcgtctcgcaatttccaaccaaactgtgtaattagtttttttcgtctacatttaatgctctatgcacgtatcgtaagattcgatgtgatggctactgcaacactttttggaaaactttttaggaactaaacacagcctaagactgtctccaacagtcCGAAGCCATACACCAGACGCATTCGGAGACGCATTCGGTGGATTGGGCAGCGTACAGCAAATAGGTGCGTGACCCAAAACTCCTATTTTCCAACGGCCCACGCATACTCCACGTGAGCCCCGACttcggccccgttcggctggcagaattttggctgaaactgactggttgtgtgagagagaaacactgtttggCTGAATGGATGAACAGTGTTTTATGAGAGCAACCAGCCAGCTGGTCTAGTTttaccagaccagcgaacggcgCCTTCATTGCCCCCATCCCAATCTCCGACGAGCCCGCCGCCCTCGCGGGGTGGCACGCTAGTggccccctccgcctccttcctccctctctttctctacTGTGATTTGGTGTAGGAATGGAGACCCAAATCCTCTCGTGTCCTCCGGGATTTGTCACTCTGTGATTTTCGTGTGATTTTGTTCTTTACTGTGTTCTTCGTTCCCGTTTCTTTCCCCTTCTTGATTCGTGCTCGATTTGAGTTTTGCTGTGAGATTTGTTTAGTCAGATTAATGCTTTGACGAGTGTTGAACAATCCTACCAAGTGGTTTGAATCAATTCCACTCGTGCATCAAGATCCAAGCCGATCTTCATTTTGGGGGAAAACTCGTTCTTGCTCGAATTTCTTCGATTTACAGAGTTACGGTTTAAATTGAGCAATGATCTCCTAGGAGTAGCTTTTTATCTTCATTGCGAATCGCTGTGCAAAGTTTAGGAGCGATCCATGAAGATTTGAGTTGGATTTCATCGATTTTCTTGGCCGCTCCTTTTCTGTTCTTCGCGTGCGAGCTCTCTGTTCGTCGTGTGCTAGTTGATTTGGCTCCTGGCCGAGCACACCAGCAGCGCCCAGCGCTGATTGGCTCCAGGCCGAGCCGTAGTTGCCTGCACTGCTCCTGCCGCGGAAGACTTTGCGTCTGGGAGAAAGGCGACGCAAATAAGTGTCCCGGTTGGCCTCGTACCCAAAATGCATCTTGCATTTGCGTCTTCTGTTGAGCCGTTTTTTCTTCAGCTAAAACACTATGCACGATCGATTTTAAGTTTGCGTCACCCTTTGCATaagttgttggagacagtctaacagGAGCATATTAACCACGTTTTACTATTTCTATTTAAGTGTAAATTCTATATTTAATTGGTGTAAATTAATTATCCGTAAATGAGAGCAGTCAAAATTAGTCAAACAGTTGTCGGATCATTTTTTGGCTCTTTTTTTGTTTGTCTATATGTTTTATTTGGTTCCCTTTAAAATCTTCTAATTTGTCTTTCATAAAAATAATCTGgataatttgtttattttatattgtTCTATCTGTTTGAATTAATTTTGATCGTTCCTGTGGTTATAAAATTTGAGTGTTTCGTGGCATTAGAACACTCGATTCTATCAACCGGCCAGTATCGAGTGTTTATTTGGCATGTGTCACTCGGGTGTTACGTCACTCGGGTAAAAGGTAGACAGACCCTGTATTTTTTATGTGGTAGTAGTGGTAGATAGATTCAGCCTGTTTCGGCTAGAGTTTatcataatatttttctctcataataaactaACATATTTTTAGTTCAGAAACCAACCCGCAAAGGATTCGTCCGGCCTTGCATGCCAGCTGCCATGCACGTGCTCATATACCTAACCTGCCATGGGCACATGCATTTCATGACCCATGACACAGTACACGTACGGACTACatgtggatgtggatgtgtgtggatcgGAGCCCGTCCCAGCGGCGCCTACCTCTGGGGTCTGGGCTCTGGTCGCCAACAATCCGAACTCGGATCGGATGGCCAATGAGCGTTGATAATATATGGTGGGCCTAACGAGCAGTCCCGGCTCTAGCTTCCCATTTCCACTGGACCGCTGCTGCGGCCAAAAATAGTGCACCCACGGCCCACGGGCCGGCAGCGTCAGCGAGGGATGAGGTGGAGCACAGGCACGCAGGCCCAGATGCGAAACCCATTTGCTATTCCTAATATACATGGCCTGGTCATGACATGCTGCATGCTCCTCCCCTCCCCGGAGGCGACCTTGCCAGCCGGCAGGAGAGCTCGATCGATGGAGGGAAGGATCCATTGCTGCCGGATCAGGGATGAGTTAGTTCGGAAGTGGAGGAAACGGCCAAAAGCAATCGCACATATGCCAAACATGCCAGCTTTTTACCCAGGATCGGAGCTTATTTACTAAGTACCTGCTGCAGGAACATGAA
Proteins encoded in this region:
- the LOC136505686 gene encoding CBL-interacting protein kinase 33-like, which produces MADLWSCGVILFVLLAGYLPFEDSNLMTLYKKISNAEYTFPPWTSFPAKRLLTRILDPNPVMRITIPEILEDEWFKKGYKRPEFDEKYDTPLDDVDAVFNDSREHHVTEKKKKNP